The Pieris rapae chromosome 8, ilPieRapa1.1, whole genome shotgun sequence genomic interval TTACGTTCAAAGTTATCAAAGCGGGTCGTGAACGTGATACGCAAAATATTgtctttatacataaattattattttacattatatattttaacaattaaatatgttatcgATTTTTATGCAATAAATACTTGGGATacttataacttatataacttCGCTTCCGTAGTAGACTgtacctttttttttattgttaggaAATCAATTTACTTCGTCGGGGCAACGATTTAAAAGCGGGGAGTGCGGGGATCAGTCCGTATGGTGCAATGAAACCCACTAAAACCCAACAGCCCCATCCCCCCAGTTTCTCACTTTATcacttttttaacttaattaattcagGGGTTTAATTACCGTACTACGTCAGCGTATGTTTACAATTCATTCTATCCTGGGATCATTCTTGGCGGAACGACAATTGAGTCATGTCAATTAAGTCCCAAAAggattcttttttgttttaaaaaaagaaacatacaGAATTGTTACGCTATTAGCTGCTGTGTTAAGCAATTTATAGCAGTGTATCTAAATACCAGTATTTCCTTTCAGACCTACGGATTTCTGGGGTTCTTCAAAGGAGCAGTCCCAAGAATGGTTCGTAGGAGTCTTATGGCAGCAATGGCTTGGACGGTGTTTGAGGAAATAACTCGATCTATTGGCTTAAAATAAacgcttttttaattttccttaaGAGATGAGCTGGTATATGTTCCTACTTTTCCAAATTTTTTGGGCCCAGACATGAAGGGGCattgtttgtttgtgttatttttcatACTGTTTTTGTGTTAAGACGCCTGTAGATAGAGTTTAGCTAAgctttatatacaaaactttGTTATAGAATAGGGAGTACAATGTGATatcgttataaaataaagattatatgaattatttttttatttttgtacctaATCTcgaaaaaggtaaataaaatattttaactaaggCTTAATTTCCGCATTATTGGTATGGTCATGtacttaatactttaaaacttgatcttataaattatcaaatccAATCGAATGCAAGGCGAATCATTCAaactacagtcaaaatctgttataacgacattgaagggactactcatatttagtCGTTataaccgatagtcgtaatagccgataacatatttatgtagAACCTAATACAgaagaattcagccgggaccatTGAtgttggtcaatataaccggtatgttgttctaaacgatgtcgtcgaaaacggttttgactgtaatattttactattattttacggaaataattttacattaaacgtAACATAATTTCGATGTAGTTCTCTAAATATACGTAACGTCGCAGTCGCGtcttaaacaaattttgacCATTATGTCCTACACCCGCCATATTCTAGCACACATATTTGATAAGAAAAGAGGTCCATTATTTGACCAGACAGCTATCGTGAcctatataaacttataaaatatttggacgcaaagaatttaaaatcgtaaaaatcATTTTCGTTAACATATATGTACTGTAAATAAGCAAATTTATGAATGAAGATATTATGTATCCTGTATATAGATGTTGACACGTCGTCTGATACGATAAAAAAAGCCGGGTTATCGGAATATCATCCGATCGATTGCGtcaccaaaataaaataacatgtatattaacaaatatatttaacattatttacaatctTTATCTAAGATTTGTCTCATATAAACTCTATTCCTTCAAATTTAAGGTCTTCAACAAAAGTATTGTCTAATAGCACAGTGCCATCCGTTCTAAATGCAGAAATGTATGTCGCGGTTTTCCCCTCAAATTCTGTTGTTTTCAATGCAACAATTACTTCGTCTTCTGTTCCAGGTATAAATTTGAATGATGAGAATCCATGTTTAGGCTGGAGTTTTGTTAtctggaaatttaaaaaaaattcaatttcaagCGGTTTAAGATAAAGTAGGTCATGATGTGTAAAGCGTAAAGTAGACAAAATATCCacaatatgtgtaaaaaagttaaatacttaattaatttttattaacttatataagaaaatcaaagtcCTTACATAATACTTCAATGGCCCCATATCACTATTTCattagactatttttattacatacctGTTTAGCCTTACAactattaaagttattgtcagcagttattaaatagttaCAACCCATAACTTCATCCCTTGATTCATTATAGGGTTGCTGGCTACATCTTCTCGGTAAGAAGTACCATTTCTTATTAATGTCAGACCACACCCCTGATTCGTGTATCATGTATCCTGGCCATTCAATGCCAATGGATCGTCGTATAGTTTTGTATTGATGGACCCAATTTAAATGTTGGacctaaaatgaaataattgacaaattttagaatataaattggattcaaattttttaactGAACAAAGACAGTATTCATAAGTGtgttttctattataaaatatatttcactgAAGTTTCTAAgtcaaaaaaaacatcaagttGGTagtgattaataataattaatgtattctttattaatatcgttaaatttttttctcattaacactttgttgcattaaaagtacaaaaaattatgttattttaatgaataggAGGAAATAGGCCttagtaaagaaaataaataaatactaaagtgCTCTCTTTTCTACCGTTCTGTGTACACCACGACTACAGAAACAATTTATTCCAAGTACTATAAAATAcaggtaataattaaattattgttaaacttttatttgttcTATCATTTGAAtggttatttttaacaagGTAAAACCAAACTACAATGACACACTGGTGGGCCTACTGTCATTGTAGTAATATTTAGGCCTCTCCCTCTGTTGCTTAGCAGTAACTTTCTGCTCCATTACATGTTCACATAAGGAGACGTTAGGGTGATAGGTTAACCCCAATAATACTGAGTGTAACAATGCTTTCACTatgttatctatttttttaattacctcTCCATGGATATTAATTGCTTTCACCCACATTGGGTCATATGTTTGAAATTCACCAGAAGCTGTTGTCCATTCTTTGCCCATAGACCCTACATATAGAATTTCATCTTTGATGGTCGCCCACTCTGATTTAAACCCTTTCTCATTGTAGCCATTACCGTCTGACAAAATCGCCCATGGGACTACtttgttgttaattaattcaaaaatctgcAACAAAACATGtgattaaacacaaaaaacaatGAACACACTGTTGTTTaaggttattatttaaatataaaatgttggaTATAGCAtggtatgtttataaaaattatctatgcttaaaattaaattccttaattttatttttttcatgtgttgatataaaaaataaataatatagcttACCATGCCTGACCTATCGTCAAAAGTAAGCAGTCGACCATCAAATACTATCAATTCAGATAATTCCATGCCTCGTCCTTTATGTGAATAAGTAGATGATAACAAAAGATTTGGTGTTCTATCCCATGAAACAGTTACAAACTTTTCAATAGGATTGTAACTAAGGtgacctttttttaaataactattgaAAGTGTAAGGCTTAGCCCCATTTTTTGAGTTTGTGTCCAAATCAGCCACAATGCCTATcctatatgtaaaaatatctcCGGAATGTATAACAGGTGAAAGTGGATATGTTCCATTGTATTGTCTTGAACTCCTCGTCCAACGATGTATTACTTGGTCACTGGTCcaccaattataataaaataacactaatAACAATGCGCCTAATAAAACAATCAGTAACATAAACTGAGGTTGTAGTCTCACTGTATTTCCTACTCTATACGTCGCTGGTGTCCTCAAAGCCTTTCGCCAATCGCGAAAACCACGCATTTTACGATCTTCAAATTCGTAATAATCATTCATAACttcaacatttaatattaattcatctTTTCTACGCGATTTCAGTcgcaacagaaaaaaaattgtataatgactagaaaatatatacgtttaggcactttttataaagtacaagtcatgataattttacaccataattttataaataaatgtggaAATTTAgacatgtttaaatttttaaaatataataaacttttaagcCAACGACTAAAATACTGCTGACGGAGGTGCACCGTGCAAATGACGATTAACGCTCAGATTGACGTAGAAGTTTTAAGTCAGAATCGAGAATGtagattacaatattattttaaatcttattattcACTGACTTAAGTCTGTATTCTAGAATGtaaatcaaacttaaatttactttcaaaagaTTGTATACAATTTCTGTCTGACTGTCGGGCCAAAgagttgatttaattttagtataccGAAAAACATATTCCGTTCCAAAAtaagcttaaaaataatagtaattatttacctgtttttctctatatttctgtatttgaatatttcataaatatactcTGCTTAATGTGTAGCaccatttacattttaatatattatataagtattaattatcattgctgtcaaaagaaaatttccgTTGGAAGAGTGGTGGCAAACAACAAAATTTGATAGTACAAACTGAGAGCACAGTTTTTCTCAGCTTTGTCTTGCTTTTGCAGGATTATCTGCCTTATAGCAAATTCGGTGTGTAAATGAAACCGTAAATCTACTCTTTTGCAATATTAATGGTAGACATTACTGTGTTTCTCAATTTTGTTAAAGTTTagctaaatttttttgttataagattgtttttattgtcattGCCATAAAATTtgtctgtaataaatatttcaatattgttattgtgACACAAAGCTTTTAATGACACTGGCATAATAGcaaatacgtaataaaaaaaaattatgtctgTTATTGTTGTGGAatgcaaattataattaattaattatctttgaAGTGTTGTTTTTATTCCGCTATTCTATTATCAGAGAGAGCATCAGAAGTGTTCCGGTTGCactcataaaattaaaaagcttaatGAAATCCAATATTGgaaactaattaaaacaataattaaaatgatgcACGGTCAATTTACAAACGTTCTATGGTACTTGGAATTCTTTGCTTTTGTGGGAGCCTTATCAGTTTTTTTCtgcttcatattttatttggcaaaaattaattacgtgACATATAATATCCAGTACGATATGCGGCAAAAGTAAGTCGTTATTTCGGCGATTCCTTCACTGAACATTACgttcaaaatatacataataagtaTTACTCAACCTTCGAACCCAGAAGGGcttgttaaatatttctaaatcagATATTAGGTATAGACAAGGCGGGTTGATCTGGACTGGGTTTAACAATATAGTACCTAAGTCTAAGATCTAATTGAAGCTCTATATGTCTCCGTGTTCTtgtagtattaattattttctgttttaactaatgttaattttatttttttatgattttttgagACATTATATTTACTGTCGCAATTTTATGGTAGTTTCAATGTCAGatagtattataaattgaGATTTTCGATTCGATTTTCTGTTCAATTGTATATATTGGAAAATAatggataaaaaaattactcgtAGAAATCATGCAGTTgtgtattctaaatttaaaacaggATACACTATTggtattatgaatattatgacTTAATTCACCTaatatactaaacatttttaggtACATGGCTGATGATACCTGGTTGATTCAAAGTTAGTACAATGCTGAGCCCGGAAACGAAAGTTAACATTTTACTGTACGTTttgctattaaattatttaaaggaaCTTTAATGTTATAAGAAACTTCATAACCGTCTTAAAGTTTGATGTTTTCATAATTTCTAAGCAAAGACGTGTGATctgttcattaatatttttatggcaaGTAGGTGGCGTCTGTGCTAAAAACAATTTCGCCATGAAACAAATACTGATCGGGTTATACCCCGGTGTTCTACCCCTCAGTCATGGGGTCATAATTATATACCGATgagcattttaattttctttggtTACATGTATATCTGTCTGGCTGGCATTATGTACGTTAGCGGATGCTGTgtcatttgtaattttaattctaaaaatgTTAATGTGAAACATCGTCTATTTAATACGATTTGGTGCAACCACTTacgacattattattatttattaggctGAAGACATGTGCACTGAGAATCA includes:
- the LOC110996233 gene encoding apyrase → MNDYYEFEDRKMRGFRDWRKALRTPATYRVGNTVRLQPQFMLLIVLLGALLLVLFYYNWWTSDQVIHRWTRSSRQYNGTYPLSPVIHSGDIFTYRIGIVADLDTNSKNGAKPYTFNSYLKKGHLSYNPIEKFVTVSWDRTPNLLLSSTYSHKGRGMELSELIVFDGRLLTFDDRSGMIFELINNKVVPWAILSDGNGYNEKGFKSEWATIKDEILYVGSMGKEWTTASGEFQTYDPMWVKAINIHGEVQHLNWVHQYKTIRRSIGIEWPGYMIHESGVWSDINKKWYFLPRRCSQQPYNESRDEVMGCNYLITADNNFNSCKAKQITKLQPKHGFSSFKFIPGTEDEVIVALKTTEFEGKTATYISAFRTDGTVLLDNTFVEDLKFEGIEFI